Proteins encoded in a region of the Triticum dicoccoides isolate Atlit2015 ecotype Zavitan chromosome 3A, WEW_v2.0, whole genome shotgun sequence genome:
- the LOC119268624 gene encoding NAC domain-containing protein 73-like isoform X1 codes for MTWCNSFNDVRAVENNLASAAAVAAAAAKKQQHHQQQASSHVSLVRTCPACGHHAQYEQLQAASTIQDLPGLPAGVKFDPTDQELLEHLEGKARPDTRKLHPLIDEFIPAIEGENGICYTHPERLPGVGKDGLIRHFFHRPSKAYTTGTRKRRKVHTDEQGGETRWHKTGKTRPVFTDGKLKGYKKILVLYTNYGKQRKPEKTNWVMHQYHLGSDEEEKDGELVVSKVFYQTQPRQCGGSTAAAVRDAAITAGNIIKGGGAGATSDHHRHHHEDGHNNNMLKEAAGMVDFYSPTAAALIGYSSQAAPPNNRAAAAAAAASAHLMPNFEVHTGGTGFGP; via the exons ATGACATGGTGCAATAGCTTCAACGACGTGCGCGCCGTGGAGAACAACCTGGCCTCCGCCGCGGCCGTCGCGGCGGCGGCCGCCAAGAAGCAGCAGCACCACCAGCAGCAGGCCTCCTCCCACGTCAGCCTCGTTAGGACGTGCCCCGCCTGCGGCCACCACGCGCAGTATGAACAG TTGCAGGCGGCGTCGACGATACAGGATCTGCCTGGGCTGCCGGCCGGCGTCAAGTTCGACCCCACGGACCAGGAGCTGCTGGAGCACCTGGAGGGGAAGGCCAGGCCGGACACGCGCAAGCTCCACCCGCTCATCGACGAGTTCATACCGGCGATTGAGGGAGAGAACGGCATTTGCTACACCCATCCGGAGAGGCTTCCAG GAGTTGGCAAGGACGGCCTGATCCGCCACTTCTTCCACCGTCCATCAAAGGCGTATACGACGGGGACTAGGAAGCGGCGCAAGGTGCACACCGACGAGCAGGGCGGCGAGACGagatggcacaaaacgggcaagaCCCGCCCCGTATTCACTGACGGCAAGCTCAAGGGGTACAAAAAGATCCTTGTCCTCTATACCAACTACGGCAAGCAGCGCAAGCCAGAgaagaccaactgggtgatgcatcaATACCACCtaggctccgatgaggaggagaaGGATGGCGAGCTCGTCGTCTCCAAGGTGTTCTATCAGACGCAGCCACGGCAGTGCGGCGGCTCGACGGCTGCCGCTGTCAGGGACGCCGCCATCACAGCGGGCAATATCATCAAGGGTGGCGGTGCAGGTGCAACTAgtgatcatcaccgtcatcaccacGAGGATGGCCACAACAACAATATGCTGAAGGAAGCTGCAGGAATGGTAGATTTCTACAGCCCAACTGCTGCAGCACTAATCGGGTACAGCAGCCAGGCGGCTCCTCCTAACAACAGGGCGGCGGCCGCGGCTGCTGCTGCTTCTGCTCATTTGATGCCTAACTTCGAGGTGCACACGGGAGGGACGGGCTTTGGTCCCTGA
- the LOC119268624 gene encoding NAC domain-containing protein 73-like isoform X2: MTWCNSFNDVRAVENNLASAAAVAAAAAKKQQHHQQQASSHVSLVRTCPACGHHAQYEQAASTIQDLPGLPAGVKFDPTDQELLEHLEGKARPDTRKLHPLIDEFIPAIEGENGICYTHPERLPGVGKDGLIRHFFHRPSKAYTTGTRKRRKVHTDEQGGETRWHKTGKTRPVFTDGKLKGYKKILVLYTNYGKQRKPEKTNWVMHQYHLGSDEEEKDGELVVSKVFYQTQPRQCGGSTAAAVRDAAITAGNIIKGGGAGATSDHHRHHHEDGHNNNMLKEAAGMVDFYSPTAAALIGYSSQAAPPNNRAAAAAAAASAHLMPNFEVHTGGTGFGP, encoded by the exons ATGACATGGTGCAATAGCTTCAACGACGTGCGCGCCGTGGAGAACAACCTGGCCTCCGCCGCGGCCGTCGCGGCGGCGGCCGCCAAGAAGCAGCAGCACCACCAGCAGCAGGCCTCCTCCCACGTCAGCCTCGTTAGGACGTGCCCCGCCTGCGGCCACCACGCGCAGTATGAACAG GCGGCGTCGACGATACAGGATCTGCCTGGGCTGCCGGCCGGCGTCAAGTTCGACCCCACGGACCAGGAGCTGCTGGAGCACCTGGAGGGGAAGGCCAGGCCGGACACGCGCAAGCTCCACCCGCTCATCGACGAGTTCATACCGGCGATTGAGGGAGAGAACGGCATTTGCTACACCCATCCGGAGAGGCTTCCAG GAGTTGGCAAGGACGGCCTGATCCGCCACTTCTTCCACCGTCCATCAAAGGCGTATACGACGGGGACTAGGAAGCGGCGCAAGGTGCACACCGACGAGCAGGGCGGCGAGACGagatggcacaaaacgggcaagaCCCGCCCCGTATTCACTGACGGCAAGCTCAAGGGGTACAAAAAGATCCTTGTCCTCTATACCAACTACGGCAAGCAGCGCAAGCCAGAgaagaccaactgggtgatgcatcaATACCACCtaggctccgatgaggaggagaaGGATGGCGAGCTCGTCGTCTCCAAGGTGTTCTATCAGACGCAGCCACGGCAGTGCGGCGGCTCGACGGCTGCCGCTGTCAGGGACGCCGCCATCACAGCGGGCAATATCATCAAGGGTGGCGGTGCAGGTGCAACTAgtgatcatcaccgtcatcaccacGAGGATGGCCACAACAACAATATGCTGAAGGAAGCTGCAGGAATGGTAGATTTCTACAGCCCAACTGCTGCAGCACTAATCGGGTACAGCAGCCAGGCGGCTCCTCCTAACAACAGGGCGGCGGCCGCGGCTGCTGCTGCTTCTGCTCATTTGATGCCTAACTTCGAGGTGCACACGGGAGGGACGGGCTTTGGTCCCTGA